The nucleotide window TAGCGTACAATGTGTTCGATGTTCGGCTTGTGTTTCACTTTGTCCCACTGATGTATTAGAATTTGGACAGTTAACTTCCTCTGGTGTATTTTATGATACTCTCCAAGCGAAGTTACGGAAATAGGTTTTGAATTCACTAAGGGAAGATATTGAAACTCTGTTTTGGGAAGGGGTCCGTATGGCAAGTCCTGACTACCTTTCTTTGGAGTTTTGGAACCAACATTCTGACCTTCGTAACGCACTAAACAATCCTGATAAAAAGAATTATGTTTTTGCCTTGGGGAAAGCAGCTTACTCCATGGCAGTATCTTTTCAGAAATTCATTTCCGTGGACCAAGGCTTTATTCTCACAAAATACAAACACCTTCCTGAAAAGATTCTGACCCAAGGTGAAATGGGAGTTTGGAAATGTAGAGAGGCTTCTCATCCTATTCTAGACCAAAATTCCGAGTTGTATTCACACGAAGTTTTGCAAGATCTATTGGGATTGGATGAAAACTACCGATTGATTGTTTTATTATCGGGAGGTGGATCCAGTTTATTCGAAATTCCAGAAGAAGGATTTACTTTGAATGATCTGATCCACCTAAATCAAAATTTACTCAAACAAGGTCTTCCTATTCAGGAAATCAATGCGGAGAGAAAAAAATACTCTGCAGTGAAAGCGGGAAAGTTACTAAAACTACTAAATCCTAATTTAAAAACATATACTTTTGCCATATCAGATGTATTAGGTGATGATCCAAACATGATTGCTTCCGCACCAACGTATCCTGGTAGTCAATACTATATCATGGGAAATTTATCTGCATCCCTTGCCGGTATGTTAAAAAAGGCAAATTCTTTAGGTTATGAGGCAACGATTCTTTCTGATTCTTGGGACCAGTCTACAGAAACTACCGCAAAACTAATGTTTGATGAATTGTTGAAAGCAAAAAAAAATGAAAATAAACAAGCAATACTATTAGGTGGAGAATTGGTTTGTTTTGTCCATGGGGATGGACTCGGAGGACGTAATCAAGAGACCGCACTGCGTATGGTCATCCAAAGTCAATCTTTAGAAAAGGATAGGCAATGGCTTTTTTTATCTAGCGGAACGGATGGGACAGACGGGCCCACTGATGCCGCAGGTGGGATTGTTGGCCCAGAAACTTGGGAAAAAATGAGGGCCAAAGGTTGGGATGCAGAGAAAGAACTTAAGAATTCTAATTCTTATCCCATCTTAAAAGATACAAATTCCCTTCTTTTTACAGGGGCTACTGGAACCAATGTAAATGATCTTTTGGTTCTTTTGTTAGCGAAAAGGAATTCCTAAGTTCCGATTTTGTCCAGACCAGTAGATTTGAAACAGTGGATTTTGCCATCGACTCTTTCCAATTTTGGACTGAATCAACTCTCCATCTATCTTCTTTAGAATGTTTACATGGTCTTTTAAAAATCTCCATTGGATTTCTTCTTTTTTCTGAGGAGGAAGAGACTCTTTTGTGAGATTAAAAACGGATTCTTGTAGTCCAATCAATGCCGGAACTAACATCGATCTTACGGCTTGGTAATCAAAATTGGATTTCCTTGCAATAGATTCGTGTAACCACCATAAGGTTTCAGAATATGTATTATTCGATAACAAGCTGGAGGAACCTACAAAGTTTTTGGTTCCAAAAAAGAATGGTTTGAATAAACTCAAACAAGGAGTGGACGTTCCCGTATAAAATACTCTTAAGGGATCCTGGTTGGTTTCAGATGTGTCCCATTCAACTATTAGACTCCCGTTAGTTTGGTTGGGAGTGGTTGGCCCTGTTGCATGCAAACATAAAGACTTCATTGACGAAGAAGAGGGTTCGAATTCATCAATCTCAATGGAATGTGTTTTTAAGGTTTCCATTGCTAGTTTTGTAGTATAACTGGAGTTTTCTTTTTCGAAATCTTCTGCAGTAACTTCGTGTAATTTTCTTCTGTCTTTGCAATGACTCATATAAGTATAAAACTGATCA belongs to Leptospira terpstrae serovar Hualin str. LT 11-33 = ATCC 700639 and includes:
- a CDS encoding glycerate kinase type-2 family protein, whose product is MNSLREDIETLFWEGVRMASPDYLSLEFWNQHSDLRNALNNPDKKNYVFALGKAAYSMAVSFQKFISVDQGFILTKYKHLPEKILTQGEMGVWKCREASHPILDQNSELYSHEVLQDLLGLDENYRLIVLLSGGGSSLFEIPEEGFTLNDLIHLNQNLLKQGLPIQEINAERKKYSAVKAGKLLKLLNPNLKTYTFAISDVLGDDPNMIASAPTYPGSQYYIMGNLSASLAGMLKKANSLGYEATILSDSWDQSTETTAKLMFDELLKAKKNENKQAILLGGELVCFVHGDGLGGRNQETALRMVIQSQSLEKDRQWLFLSSGTDGTDGPTDAAGGIVGPETWEKMRAKGWDAEKELKNSNSYPILKDTNSLLFTGATGTNVNDLLVLLLAKRNS
- a CDS encoding C69 family dipeptidase, with product MCDTSLATEKFTKTQKRIFAKNSDREPNEAQSILHIPRLEYEKGTQLRTTYIEIPQTPVTYEVFLSKPFHMWGAEMGVNEFGLCIGNEAVFTHLKKSKKNDGLTGMDLIRLALERCKSARDGLFLITELLETYGQDACGGYENKSFFYHNSFIIADRTEGYVLETADRYWVAKKIDSFYAISNGLTIGSDFEYSSPNLIDKLRKNTHSEFSFKDHFSDQFYTYMSHCKDRRKLHEVTAEDFEKENSSYTTKLAMETLKTHSIEIDEFEPSSSSMKSLCLHATGPTTPNQTNGSLIVEWDTSETNQDPLRVFYTGTSTPCLSLFKPFFFGTKNFVGSSSLLSNNTYSETLWWLHESIARKSNFDYQAVRSMLVPALIGLQESVFNLTKESLPPQKKEEIQWRFLKDHVNILKKIDGELIQSKIGKSRWQNPLFQIYWSGQNRNLGIPFR